One Aneurinibacillus migulanus genomic region harbors:
- a CDS encoding ornithine--oxo-acid transaminase, with product MNGSTTKTHDIIEKTEKFGARNYHPLPIVISKAEGVWVEDPEGNKYMDMLSAYSALNQGHRHPKIIQALKDQADKVTLTSRAFHSDKLGEFYEKLSTLTGKNMILPMNTGAEAVETAIKAVRRWAYDVKKVPDNQAEIIVSEGNFHGRTTTITSFSSDEAYKRGFGPFTPGFKIIPYGDIEALRKAITPNTAAFMTEPIQGEAGILMPTEGFLKQARELCKENNVLFIADEIQTGFGRTGKMFASDWEDVKPDMYIMGKALGGGVFPISAVAADREILGVFEPGSHGSTFGGNPLGCAVAIAALEVLEEENLVQRSLEMGEYFKQKLQQIENPAIKEVRGRGLFIGVELTEAARPYCEALKELGLLCKETHETTIRFAPPLIISKEDLDWAIERIYQVLKK from the coding sequence ATGAACGGTTCAACAACAAAAACGCATGATATCATTGAAAAAACGGAAAAATTCGGAGCCAGAAACTACCACCCACTTCCAATTGTTATCTCTAAAGCGGAAGGTGTATGGGTAGAAGATCCGGAAGGCAATAAGTATATGGATATGTTGAGTGCATATTCAGCACTTAATCAAGGCCACCGTCATCCGAAAATTATTCAGGCGCTAAAAGATCAGGCAGATAAGGTAACGCTAACGTCCCGTGCATTTCATAGCGATAAGCTAGGTGAATTTTATGAGAAGCTGTCGACGCTGACAGGCAAAAATATGATTCTGCCAATGAACACCGGGGCGGAAGCGGTGGAAACTGCGATAAAAGCCGTGCGCCGTTGGGCATATGACGTAAAAAAGGTACCGGACAACCAGGCTGAAATCATCGTTTCTGAAGGTAATTTCCACGGTCGGACAACTACGATTACATCGTTTTCTTCCGACGAGGCATATAAACGTGGCTTCGGACCATTTACCCCGGGATTCAAAATCATTCCTTATGGCGACATTGAGGCTCTACGTAAGGCGATTACGCCGAATACGGCTGCATTTATGACTGAGCCGATTCAAGGGGAGGCCGGCATCTTGATGCCAACGGAAGGTTTCCTTAAACAGGCTCGTGAGCTGTGTAAAGAAAACAATGTACTGTTTATTGCCGATGAAATCCAGACCGGTTTTGGTCGCACAGGTAAAATGTTCGCATCCGATTGGGAAGATGTAAAACCGGATATGTACATTATGGGTAAGGCGCTTGGTGGCGGGGTATTTCCGATTTCTGCAGTAGCAGCTGACAGAGAAATTCTAGGTGTATTCGAGCCCGGCTCACACGGATCTACGTTCGGAGGTAACCCGCTAGGCTGCGCAGTTGCGATTGCGGCGCTTGAAGTGCTTGAAGAAGAAAACCTTGTGCAACGTTCGCTGGAGATGGGCGAATACTTCAAGCAAAAGCTACAGCAGATCGAAAACCCGGCTATTAAGGAAGTACGTGGACGTGGTCTGTTCATTGGCGTTGAACTGACGGAAGCAGCGCGTCCGTATTGCGAGGCGTTGAAAGAATTGGGACTGCTTTGTAAGGAAACACATGAAACTACAATCCGTTTCGCACCGCCGCTTATTATCTCCAAAGAAGATTTGGATTGGGCGATCGAGCGAATTTATCAAGTGTTGAAAAAGTAA
- the cobT gene encoding nicotinate-nucleotide--dimethylbenzimidazole phosphoribosyltransferase has product MDETMEQTIGALLTDTISHIVETDKESMGAVRRRVDNLTKPPGSLGSLEEMVIRLAGIQRTEMPVMDKKAVVVMCGDHGVVEEGVSAFPSEVTGLMMGNFTRGGAAINVFSRRMGAEVIVVDVGSKAQRLLGVRDEKIKSGTENMAQGPAMTRDEAIRAIEIGIGIMKELAAQGYKAVALGDMGIGNTTPSAALTAAITGRPVDELTGKGTGIDEVKRRAKADIIERSLSVNGIGKHWRSTLEPLDILACVGGLEIAGLVGVILGAAAHKMAVIVDGVIAGAAALLAYEICPQAISYMFASHLSEEPAHKAALSYLELSPVLHLQMRLGEGSGAVLMFPLLEASVAMLNEMATFDELGL; this is encoded by the coding sequence GTGGATGAGACGATGGAACAAACGATTGGTGCGTTGCTTACGGATACGATAAGCCACATCGTGGAAACGGACAAAGAAAGTATGGGAGCGGTGCGAAGGCGGGTAGATAACCTCACCAAGCCTCCAGGAAGCTTAGGATCCCTGGAGGAGATGGTTATCCGCCTGGCGGGCATACAGCGGACGGAAATGCCAGTAATGGATAAAAAAGCGGTGGTAGTCATGTGCGGCGACCACGGTGTGGTAGAAGAGGGTGTAAGCGCTTTTCCTTCAGAAGTAACGGGATTAATGATGGGGAATTTTACGCGGGGCGGAGCTGCGATTAATGTATTCTCGCGCCGTATGGGAGCGGAAGTTATTGTCGTCGATGTTGGGAGCAAGGCACAGAGACTTCTGGGTGTGCGAGATGAAAAAATAAAATCGGGTACGGAAAATATGGCACAAGGTCCGGCAATGACCCGTGATGAAGCAATTCGCGCTATCGAAATAGGCATCGGTATTATGAAAGAATTGGCGGCGCAGGGATATAAGGCGGTGGCTCTCGGTGACATGGGCATCGGAAATACGACCCCAAGCGCCGCATTGACTGCCGCCATTACAGGTCGCCCAGTGGATGAATTGACAGGTAAAGGGACCGGTATCGATGAGGTGAAACGCCGGGCAAAAGCGGACATTATCGAGCGCTCGCTATCCGTGAACGGTATTGGGAAGCATTGGCGTTCTACTTTAGAGCCGCTCGATATATTAGCCTGTGTAGGCGGTCTGGAAATCGCAGGTCTAGTTGGAGTGATACTCGGTGCGGCAGCGCACAAAATGGCTGTCATCGTGGACGGCGTTATTGCAGGCGCAGCAGCTTTACTTGCGTATGAAATATGCCCGCAGGCGATTTCGTATATGTTTGCTTCTCATCTATCCGAGGAACCAGCGCATAAGGCGGCTCTTTCTTATTTGGAATTATCACCTGTGCTACATTTGCAGATGAGGCTAGGCGAGGGTTCAGGCGCAGTATTGATGTTTCCTTTGTTGGAGGCGTCTGTCGCTATGCTGAATGAGATGGCAACATTCGATGAACTGGGTCTGTAA
- a CDS encoding MDR family MFS transporter, producing MKTNRRNVTIAMLVATFLAAIEVTIVSTAMPRIVSDLGGLKLISWVFAIYLLTTSVTTPIYGKLADLFGRKIIFTFGTVVFLLGSVLCGLAQSMEQLILYRAIQGIGAGAVLPVTFTIIGDIYSFEERAKIQGLFSSVWGISGIIGPLVGGFFVDVLSWHWIFFVNIPFGIIAVVLVWMYLNESFEKKKQHIDYAGAVTFTIGMCALLYAFLTGGQEYPWSSGMIVTLFAVAVVFLGVFVIVEIKSQEPMLPLQLFSIRSISISNLVSFIVSAVLIAITAYLPIWIQGVYGGAATNSGLALAPMSIGWLFGAIASGQLMVRIRTRNTALLGLLTVMLASLWLALISIDTSQIVIVAIMFIVGLGFGLAVTVFTVTVQSSVDWKLRGAATASNSFVRTLGQTFGIAMFGTLFNSAIVRYMQEHGLEEGTDMNQLLSPEAASHLPVQLISSMREGLAYALHNVFLVMCIVAVVALVAGLWMPRTNPNSVSARSN from the coding sequence ATGAAAACAAATCGAAGAAACGTAACGATCGCAATGCTGGTCGCAACGTTCTTGGCGGCGATTGAAGTCACTATCGTCAGCACCGCTATGCCCCGAATTGTCAGCGATTTAGGAGGACTAAAACTAATTAGTTGGGTGTTTGCGATATATTTACTTACTACGTCTGTAACGACACCCATTTATGGGAAATTGGCCGACTTGTTCGGACGTAAGATTATTTTTACGTTTGGAACTGTGGTCTTTTTGCTGGGTTCAGTACTGTGTGGACTTGCCCAGTCGATGGAACAGTTGATTTTGTACCGTGCGATTCAGGGGATTGGCGCAGGGGCAGTATTGCCGGTAACATTTACGATTATCGGTGATATTTATTCCTTTGAGGAGCGTGCTAAAATCCAGGGGTTGTTTAGCTCTGTTTGGGGCATCTCAGGTATTATTGGACCGCTGGTAGGCGGTTTTTTCGTTGATGTTCTTTCCTGGCATTGGATTTTCTTTGTTAACATTCCATTTGGTATTATAGCCGTCGTTCTGGTATGGATGTACTTGAACGAATCGTTTGAAAAGAAAAAGCAGCATATTGATTATGCTGGTGCAGTAACATTCACCATTGGAATGTGTGCATTACTATATGCATTTTTGACGGGTGGACAAGAGTATCCATGGAGTTCGGGAATGATAGTTACTTTATTTGCAGTTGCTGTTGTTTTCTTGGGAGTCTTTGTTATCGTCGAAATAAAATCTCAGGAGCCGATGTTACCTTTGCAATTGTTTAGCATCCGATCTATTTCCATCTCCAATCTCGTCTCATTCATTGTTAGTGCTGTTCTGATTGCTATTACGGCTTACTTGCCGATATGGATTCAAGGAGTATACGGTGGAGCAGCGACAAATTCAGGATTAGCGCTGGCCCCAATGTCTATCGGATGGCTGTTTGGGGCTATTGCCAGTGGTCAGCTAATGGTTCGGATTCGTACGCGCAATACGGCGCTCCTAGGGCTACTCACAGTTATGCTGGCTTCGCTCTGGCTTGCGCTAATTAGCATAGATACATCACAGATTGTTATTGTTGCGATTATGTTTATCGTCGGGTTAGGTTTTGGGCTTGCGGTTACGGTGTTTACTGTAACGGTGCAATCATCCGTAGATTGGAAACTCCGCGGTGCGGCAACAGCCTCTAACTCGTTCGTTCGTACGCTGGGGCAGACTTTTGGTATTGCAATGTTCGGAACGTTATTTAACTCCGCAATCGTACGGTATATGCAGGAACACGGGCTGGAAGAAGGAACGGATATGAATCAGCTCTTAAGTCCAGAAGCGGCAAGTCACCTGCCGGTACAGCTCATATCGTCTATGAGAGAAGGGCTGGCGTATGCGTTGCACAATGTGTTTCTGGTGATGTGCATCGTAGCAGTGGTGGCGCTTGTGGCCGGTCTATGGATGCCGCGTACGAATCCTAATTCCGTCTCCGCCCGTTCGAATTAA
- a CDS encoding cobyric acid synthase, whose translation MKAIMLQGTSSDVGKSVLCTALCRILYEDGWKVAPFKSQNMALNSYITRDGKEIGRAQGVQAEACRIEATADMNPILLKPKQDMIAEVIVRGEHYADMGAGAYRSDYVPTALPVLRESLDRLAEEYEVLVMEGAGSPAEINLKDRDIANMKAAELADAPVLLIADIDRGGVFASLVGTLALLDEDERARVKGFIINKFRGKFSLLKSGLDWLEEHTGLPVLGVIPYADTGIDAEDSLALSTLKLKKRDEEGEALNVAVIRLPRISNFTDVDPLYDEPGVRIRLIASVAEWNNPDIIILPGTKNTTDDLRWLKQTGLADAIGQAARDGAYVVGICGGYQMLGRELHDPDGVESIYERSEGLGLLPIHTTFRAGKRTIRVEGEVCGVSFATGQAVTGYEIHLGQTMREEGSRPLFRLDDGHTDGTVADDEAVWGTYLHGVFHNREFTRAWLNCIRLEKGMKLVEGEVHTESERREASYTALAALVREHIDMKKLYGIIGLPLPVKS comes from the coding sequence ATGAAAGCAATTATGCTGCAAGGTACGTCATCGGATGTAGGCAAGAGCGTGTTATGCACCGCGCTCTGCCGCATCTTGTATGAAGATGGTTGGAAAGTTGCACCGTTCAAGTCGCAGAATATGGCTTTGAACTCCTATATTACACGTGACGGTAAAGAAATCGGAAGGGCTCAGGGCGTGCAAGCGGAAGCGTGCCGCATTGAGGCCACCGCAGACATGAATCCGATTCTCTTAAAGCCGAAGCAGGATATGATTGCCGAGGTCATCGTACGGGGTGAGCATTATGCTGATATGGGAGCAGGGGCATATCGGAGCGATTATGTACCGACTGCATTGCCAGTATTACGCGAATCACTCGATCGACTTGCAGAAGAATATGAAGTACTTGTCATGGAAGGGGCGGGCAGTCCGGCGGAAATCAATCTGAAGGACCGCGACATTGCCAATATGAAGGCGGCAGAACTGGCGGATGCGCCGGTTCTGCTCATCGCTGATATTGATCGGGGCGGCGTATTCGCATCGCTTGTCGGAACGCTTGCACTGTTGGATGAAGATGAGCGGGCAAGAGTAAAAGGTTTTATTATCAATAAATTTCGCGGAAAATTCTCTCTTTTGAAATCAGGTTTGGATTGGCTGGAGGAACATACTGGGCTCCCGGTGCTTGGAGTGATACCTTACGCTGACACAGGCATTGATGCTGAAGATTCACTGGCCTTATCTACACTCAAGCTAAAAAAACGGGATGAAGAAGGAGAGGCTCTTAACGTTGCAGTTATTCGTTTGCCCCGTATCTCCAACTTTACAGATGTCGACCCACTGTATGATGAACCAGGCGTCAGAATACGCCTAATCGCTTCAGTTGCCGAGTGGAACAATCCAGATATTATTATCCTCCCTGGCACGAAGAATACAACAGACGATTTACGATGGTTAAAGCAGACTGGCCTAGCAGATGCGATTGGACAGGCTGCACGGGATGGTGCGTATGTCGTGGGAATTTGCGGCGGCTACCAGATGTTGGGTAGGGAACTGCACGATCCAGACGGCGTTGAATCGATTTATGAACGCAGTGAAGGGCTGGGTTTGCTGCCGATTCATACAACATTCCGGGCGGGCAAGCGGACAATACGCGTAGAAGGGGAAGTATGCGGTGTTTCTTTTGCGACCGGACAGGCCGTGACTGGATACGAAATCCATCTTGGACAAACGATGCGAGAAGAAGGTAGCCGTCCACTGTTTCGGTTGGATGATGGCCATACGGACGGGACGGTCGCAGACGACGAAGCCGTATGGGGTACATATCTGCACGGTGTATTTCATAACAGAGAATTTACAAGAGCATGGCTTAACTGCATACGACTAGAAAAAGGGATGAAGCTGGTAGAAGGCGAAGTGCACACCGAGTCGGAACGTCGGGAGGCGAGCTACACCGCGCTGGCAGCTCTTGTAAGAGAACACATTGATATGAAGAAGCTCTATGGCATTATAGGGCTGCCGCTTCCCGTCAAATCATAG
- a CDS encoding precorrin-2 dehydrogenase/sirohydrochlorin ferrochelatase family protein, which translates to MAEYSYPAMLQLKGRRCLVVGGGRVAERKTTTLLNTGAFITVVSPTLTERLHTFVQTGRIEWREKTFEPEDVQEAFLVFAATDNSEVNVSVREALTPYQLINIADRPDASTFTVPAQLRRGRLLMTVATEGASPGLARKLVSELGEAYDETYEVYVDFLAEARRIVLEQVESPHQRRRLFKQLLDDDFLDDARWQDTERLWNRFWELVSDNRGDDA; encoded by the coding sequence ATGGCCGAATATTCCTATCCCGCTATGCTGCAACTAAAGGGGAGACGATGTCTTGTAGTCGGTGGAGGAAGGGTTGCCGAGCGAAAAACGACAACCCTTCTGAATACGGGTGCTTTCATTACGGTAGTCAGTCCTACGCTGACGGAGCGGTTACACACATTCGTACAGACAGGGCGTATCGAATGGCGGGAGAAAACATTTGAACCGGAAGACGTACAGGAGGCGTTCCTTGTCTTTGCAGCTACGGATAATTCGGAGGTAAACGTATCCGTTCGTGAAGCGTTGACACCGTACCAGCTTATCAATATTGCAGACCGACCGGATGCAAGTACGTTTACCGTACCAGCCCAGCTTCGTCGAGGAAGGCTGCTCATGACCGTAGCTACGGAAGGAGCGAGCCCGGGTCTTGCACGAAAACTTGTCAGCGAGCTTGGAGAGGCATATGACGAGACGTACGAGGTGTATGTTGATTTCTTGGCTGAAGCCCGCCGTATTGTATTAGAGCAGGTGGAAAGTCCACATCAGCGCAGGCGATTGTTTAAGCAGCTGTTGGACGACGATTTCCTGGATGATGCGAGATGGCAGGATACGGAGCGGCTCTGGAATAGATTTTGGGAATTGGTATCGGATAATCGCGGAGACGATGCATAA
- the bluB gene encoding 5,6-dimethylbenzimidazole synthase, with the protein MFTEQEKQAVYKVIGARRDVRSFLTQPLPDGAVQRILKAAHYGPSVGFMQPWNFILVTSTEVKERLAWAAEKERKALSIHYEGERAEQFLHLKVQGIQEAPLTVCVTCDPTRGGSHVLGRNSIPETDIMSTACAIQNMWLASCAEGIAMGWVSFYKKNDVRDILGLPPHIDPVALLSLGYTDQYPVAPILETEKWEKRRELDTLIYYNKWGGTA; encoded by the coding sequence ATGTTCACTGAACAGGAAAAGCAAGCGGTGTACAAAGTAATCGGAGCGCGGCGTGATGTACGCTCATTTCTTACACAGCCACTGCCGGATGGTGCGGTGCAAAGGATATTGAAAGCCGCGCATTATGGTCCATCCGTAGGATTTATGCAGCCCTGGAATTTTATATTAGTTACATCCACTGAAGTAAAAGAGCGCCTAGCATGGGCGGCAGAGAAGGAGAGAAAAGCGCTTTCTATCCATTATGAAGGGGAACGAGCGGAGCAATTCCTTCACTTGAAAGTGCAGGGCATTCAGGAGGCGCCGCTGACAGTGTGTGTTACATGTGATCCGACACGTGGAGGCTCGCATGTCCTGGGGCGTAATTCAATTCCTGAGACAGACATCATGTCGACGGCCTGTGCTATTCAGAATATGTGGCTGGCATCCTGTGCTGAAGGCATCGCTATGGGATGGGTAAGTTTCTATAAGAAAAACGATGTGCGTGACATTCTTGGGCTACCGCCACATATTGACCCGGTTGCTCTATTATCGCTCGGCTATACGGATCAATATCCTGTTGCCCCGATTTTAGAAACAGAAAAATGGGAGAAACGGCGGGAGTTAGATACACTCATCTATTACAATAAATGGGGAGGTACGGCATGA
- the cobO gene encoding cob(I)yrinic acid a,c-diamide adenosyltransferase, protein MNQPDKQRGLVLVYTGDGKGKTTAALGLAVRACGRGKRVLVIQFIKSPERTYGEKIMFDKIGIEMHQKGIGFTWLKTPEEHREALKEAWAFTKEKVMSGAYDVVILDELNNALSISTFPIDNVLPLREVLELIENRPYGMHMVITGRNAYSEVMDKADLVTEMKPLKHYYDEGIPAVKGIEF, encoded by the coding sequence ATGAATCAACCGGATAAACAACGTGGTTTGGTGCTTGTATATACTGGAGATGGTAAGGGGAAAACAACGGCGGCACTCGGGCTTGCAGTCCGGGCTTGCGGACGCGGGAAGCGCGTACTGGTCATTCAATTCATCAAGTCGCCTGAACGTACCTACGGGGAGAAGATTATGTTCGATAAGATAGGTATCGAAATGCATCAAAAAGGCATTGGCTTTACCTGGCTGAAAACTCCTGAGGAACATCGGGAAGCGTTGAAGGAGGCCTGGGCTTTCACAAAAGAAAAAGTGATGAGCGGCGCATATGATGTGGTCATTTTGGACGAGCTGAATAATGCGCTTTCTATTAGCACGTTTCCTATTGACAACGTATTGCCGCTCAGAGAGGTATTGGAACTTATCGAGAATCGCCCGTACGGGATGCATATGGTCATCACAGGGCGAAATGCGTATTCTGAAGTCATGGATAAAGCTGACCTAGTGACCGAGATGAAGCCCCTTAAACATTACTATGATGAAGGTATTCCGGCTGTAAAGGGAATTGAATTTTAA
- the cobD gene encoding threonine-phosphate decarboxylase CobD, which produces MARLEKFGHGGDLLTASTLFDVEPEQLLDFSANINPLGPPEGVLEAIVHAKNSIGHYPDPAHRRLLCALAKKYDVPEEALLVGNGAAECMALALLALAPATVGVIYPSFVEYTQLAKQYGAEVIGCIGQEETGFLPMEEELGLLLDKVDILFIGHPNNPTGLMYSQETLSRLAMQAQEKGVYLVIDEAFIDFLPDESQPTLLKHLALYPHVILLRSLTKFYAIPGLRLGFAAAHPDIIARMKGKQVPWSVNCFALAAGEACCEANEYEAATRELIAYEREYLHNRLSEDLRFQVWAGQANFLLVRLPKGYTAEAMQNALGRRGIMIRNCAMYPGLTARDFRIAVRSREENDRLLQALVETVEERIEERTKP; this is translated from the coding sequence ATGGCCAGGCTTGAAAAGTTTGGGCATGGGGGCGATTTGTTGACTGCTTCTACTCTGTTTGATGTAGAACCGGAGCAGTTGCTGGATTTCAGTGCCAACATTAATCCGTTGGGGCCACCAGAAGGAGTGCTGGAAGCGATTGTCCATGCCAAGAATAGCATCGGACATTACCCAGACCCTGCTCATCGTAGGCTCCTGTGTGCGTTGGCGAAGAAGTATGATGTGCCGGAAGAAGCGCTTCTTGTTGGAAATGGTGCAGCCGAATGTATGGCGCTCGCATTGCTGGCTCTTGCTCCCGCGACAGTCGGTGTTATCTATCCTTCGTTTGTAGAGTATACGCAGCTTGCAAAGCAGTATGGAGCAGAGGTAATCGGCTGTATCGGACAGGAAGAAACAGGTTTTCTACCGATGGAAGAAGAGCTTGGTTTGCTGCTAGATAAGGTTGACATTTTGTTTATTGGACATCCCAACAATCCGACCGGGCTTATGTATAGCCAGGAAACGCTAAGCCGATTAGCGATGCAGGCGCAGGAGAAAGGTGTCTATCTTGTAATCGATGAAGCATTTATCGATTTTCTTCCAGATGAAAGTCAACCGACATTGCTTAAACACCTGGCATTGTACCCGCACGTTATTCTGCTTCGTTCGCTTACGAAGTTCTATGCAATTCCGGGGCTGCGCCTCGGGTTCGCGGCTGCACATCCAGATATTATCGCACGTATGAAAGGGAAGCAGGTTCCCTGGAGCGTCAATTGCTTTGCGCTGGCGGCCGGAGAGGCGTGCTGCGAGGCGAATGAATATGAAGCGGCTACCCGCGAGTTGATCGCGTATGAACGGGAGTATTTGCATAATCGATTATCGGAGGATTTGCGTTTTCAGGTGTGGGCGGGACAGGCCAATTTTTTACTGGTGCGTCTACCAAAGGGATATACGGCGGAAGCGATGCAGAACGCGCTGGGGCGGCGTGGTATTATGATTCGTAATTGCGCCATGTATCCGGGTTTGACGGCACGGGATTTTCGTATTGCGGTGCGATCTCGCGAGGAAAATGATCGGCTGCTTCAAGCTTTGGTGGAAACGGTGGAAGAGAGAATAGAGGAGAGGACAAAACCGTGA
- the cobU gene encoding bifunctional adenosylcobinamide kinase/adenosylcobinamide-phosphate guanylyltransferase, which translates to MSIVLVTGGVRSGKSAFAERLVKEKSRAVLYVATGVCTDKEMEQRITQHRERRPASWGLSETPYDAAAEVQTYYDYEVVLFDCVSTWISNLLVGVPEDKWGDVEETERIIGAVDSWISAIRDYPGTVFVVTSETGLGGVAMSKLGRWFQDTLGVVNQRIAAEAQEVYAVLSGIPWKIKDERI; encoded by the coding sequence GTGAGTATCGTATTAGTCACTGGAGGAGTCCGTTCGGGTAAGAGTGCATTTGCGGAACGGCTCGTCAAAGAAAAAAGCCGAGCGGTACTTTACGTGGCGACGGGCGTATGCACAGATAAAGAGATGGAGCAGCGTATTACACAGCATCGTGAACGTCGTCCTGCTTCCTGGGGGCTGAGTGAGACCCCGTACGATGCTGCCGCAGAGGTGCAGACCTATTATGATTACGAAGTTGTGCTATTTGACTGTGTTTCGACATGGATAAGCAATCTGTTAGTAGGTGTCCCGGAAGACAAGTGGGGGGACGTAGAAGAGACGGAGCGGATTATAGGAGCAGTAGATAGCTGGATAAGCGCAATACGAGATTATCCTGGCACTGTTTTCGTTGTAACCAGTGAGACCGGATTGGGCGGCGTTGCCATGTCGAAGCTGGGCCGTTGGTTTCAAGATACGCTTGGTGTGGTCAATCAGCGAATTGCCGCAGAGGCACAGGAAGTATATGCTGTGCTATCGGGCATTCCATGGAAGATTAAGGATGAGAGAATATGA
- the cobS gene encoding adenosylcobinamide-GDP ribazoletransferase, with product MNALLHAIAFLTRIPVPKLSADPKDWQRSVAFYPAVGVLLGTLLWGVAWLTGWLLPAPLAAVLTLVFWVYSTGALHLDGWMDLADGLGSWREREKIFAIMKDSRVGAMGVTAAILLFMVKVSALYELVGSGKEIWLLLPPLFARMALVAAIWFWPYVSEKGLGTGLRGGLTVWKVSFGFIFVLCLTIVLFDWIGMLALLVVTLGSWIFLRSVSCRLGGLTGDCYGALVEWTEAVTLVALIAAGRLWM from the coding sequence ATGAACGCTTTGTTGCATGCCATTGCTTTCTTGACCCGCATTCCTGTTCCTAAACTCAGTGCTGACCCGAAGGATTGGCAGCGCAGTGTGGCTTTTTACCCGGCCGTAGGTGTTCTGCTGGGCACGTTGCTATGGGGAGTTGCCTGGCTTACCGGCTGGCTGTTGCCTGCGCCGCTCGCTGCTGTGTTGACGCTAGTCTTTTGGGTGTACAGCACCGGAGCTTTGCATCTGGATGGGTGGATGGATTTGGCGGACGGATTGGGAAGCTGGCGAGAGAGGGAGAAAATATTTGCAATTATGAAAGATAGCCGGGTAGGCGCCATGGGCGTTACCGCGGCCATTCTTTTGTTTATGGTTAAAGTATCGGCATTGTATGAGCTTGTAGGGAGCGGCAAAGAAATATGGTTGTTGCTTCCTCCGCTTTTTGCACGCATGGCGCTTGTGGCTGCTATCTGGTTTTGGCCATATGTAAGTGAAAAAGGTCTGGGAACGGGTCTTAGAGGTGGACTTACGGTCTGGAAGGTAAGCTTCGGTTTTATATTTGTGCTATGCTTGACCATTGTTTTATTCGATTGGATTGGTATGCTTGCATTACTTGTGGTAACGCTGGGGAGCTGGATTTTTCTCCGTTCGGTATCCTGTCGCTTAGGCGGCTTGACGGGAGATTGCTATGGTGCACTGGTGGAATGGACAGAAGCGGTAACGCTTGTCGCCCTTATTGCTGCAGGGAGGTTATGGATGTGA
- a CDS encoding histidine phosphatase family protein, whose product MRWIWVRHGETEDNRSRRYLGHYNAPLNEQGREQAFAAAERLKNEPVTYIYTSDLLRCKETAHIIACSHKMTVVETAALRELDFGQWDRKTYEEIMRTHKSLAEKWYNNPYDVSPPEGESLYELGDRIGRWLSDLEEHMLPTETAVLVTHGGPIRWFLAGHLLGNPSAFWSVRGPGTGDILITEKYGQTWRSSSS is encoded by the coding sequence GTGAGGTGGATATGGGTGCGGCACGGCGAGACGGAGGATAATCGGTCGCGTCGGTATCTCGGACATTATAATGCGCCGCTAAATGAGCAAGGGAGAGAGCAGGCTTTTGCTGCTGCCGAACGGCTTAAGAACGAGCCTGTTACATATATTTATACAAGCGATTTGCTACGTTGTAAGGAGACAGCACATATCATTGCTTGTTCACACAAAATGACGGTAGTAGAAACTGCGGCGTTACGTGAGTTGGATTTTGGACAATGGGACAGAAAGACGTATGAAGAAATTATGCGGACACACAAATCATTGGCCGAAAAATGGTATAATAATCCTTACGATGTTTCACCTCCAGAAGGAGAAAGTCTCTACGAGCTGGGGGATAGGATTGGCCGTTGGCTGTCCGATTTGGAGGAGCATATGCTTCCTACGGAGACGGCCGTACTTGTTACACACGGAGGACCGATACGGTGGTTTCTCGCCGGACATTTGTTAGGAAACCCCAGTGCATTCTGGTCCGTGCGAGGCCCTGGTACAGGAGACATTTTGATTACCGAGAAGTATGGACAAACATGGCGTTCGTCGTCATCATAG